The Chitinibacter bivalviorum genomic interval ATATATGAAAATCAATTTATATTTGGCATTGATCGCTATACCCCAAGCAGTTATCTCATTCGTGCTATTAGCAATGCTGGCTTTGACTAGCGCAAGCAGTCAGGCCGATACCAATATGCGCTGTGGCAACAAAATAATTGGCATCAATAGCAGCCAAAGTACGGTGCGCGCGCGCTGCGGCGAGCCAGCTGAAATGAACCAATACAGCGAGCCGGTGAAATACCGTAACCATCGCGGACTGTGGGTCGCTGATCCGAATCAGCCTACTAAAACTGTCACAGAGTGGGTTTACAATTTTGGCCCTGACAAACTCATGATGCGCGTTAAATTCGTCAATGGCAGCCTCGTTGATGTTCAAACTTTGGGTTACGGTGATTAGTTTGAATGCATTGATCCAATGCGAACCCAAGCATGAGTCACATGCTGCAACGCAGCAATAAGTCCTTGATCTGTCGTCATTTTGAACTAATACGCCGTCAAAATTGACGCTAGCAAGACTTCATGAAAAACTAGCAATAACATCCCTTCACGCTAATTCGACGTGAAGCAATCCACTATTCCTCGGCCCAGCTTTCATGATCTCTACCGATCTGTTGCAAGCATTGTTTGAGATTTCCCCTTCTGGCATCGCCATTGCAGATGAGCAGGGCCGCTATCTGCAAGTGAATGATTCTTATTGCCGCCTGTTTGGCTATACGCGCGCAGAATTAATCGGCCAAACTTTTGGCCTGATTTTAAGCGATACCGAAAAAGTGCTTGAACCGATGATCTTGAATTTGGCACTCAGCCAAGATCAAGGCGCCCCAACTGAATGGAAAGTCAGGCACAAAGATGGCCGCACCCTGTTTGTGCACTCCGCGTTTCAAACCTTTATCAATGCCGATGGTAGCGCGCAAATTCTAACCATCCTGAGCGATGTGACCGCCTTGGTTTGCACGCTCAATGCCGTGCAAGATCACGAAGCGCAGCTGATTAAAACCAATGAATCGCTCGAACAAATGGTTTTCCGCCGCACTCTGCAATTGGAGCAAGCCAATGAAGAGCTAGCCCGCCTTGCGACACAAGATTCGCTAACTGGCATCTTAAATCGACGCGCCTTTGAATACGAAAGCAACAAAGCCATATACAGCGCAGATCGCCATCATCGACCGATCTCTTTCCTGTTTTTGGATATCGACCACTTTAAAGCCATCAACGATAACTATGGTCATGCCGTCGGTGACCATGTATTGCAAACCTTGGCCAGCACCATCCAAGCCTCGCTACGCACTTCCGATTTGCTCGCGCGCTGGGGTGGCGAAGAATTTGTTATTTGCCTACCCGATACGCTCTTATCTGATGCGATCGTGGTGGGTGAAAAAATTCTCGCCGCGTGTCGCCGACTCAAGATCAAACATCAGCAAACGAGTATCGCCATCACCATCAGTGGCGGCTTGGTCGAGCGCGAATTCAATTGCGCACTGCAAGAAACGCTACAACAAGCGGATGTTTTACTCTATCAAGCCAAAAAAGCCGGTCGAGATTGTCTACTGTGGCCAACCGACAAACAACTTAATTCAGCACTGATATTTAGCGAAACTACCGCATAAAAAAAGCCGCTTTTCAGCGGCTTTTTTGCTTTTAG includes:
- a CDS encoding sensor domain-containing diguanylate cyclase, which translates into the protein MISTDLLQALFEISPSGIAIADEQGRYLQVNDSYCRLFGYTRAELIGQTFGLILSDTEKVLEPMILNLALSQDQGAPTEWKVRHKDGRTLFVHSAFQTFINADGSAQILTILSDVTALVCTLNAVQDHEAQLIKTNESLEQMVFRRTLQLEQANEELARLATQDSLTGILNRRAFEYESNKAIYSADRHHRPISFLFLDIDHFKAINDNYGHAVGDHVLQTLASTIQASLRTSDLLARWGGEEFVICLPDTLLSDAIVVGEKILAACRRLKIKHQQTSIAITISGGLVEREFNCALQETLQQADVLLYQAKKAGRDCLLWPTDKQLNSALIFSETTA
- a CDS encoding DUF2845 domain-containing protein produces the protein MKINLYLALIAIPQAVISFVLLAMLALTSASSQADTNMRCGNKIIGINSSQSTVRARCGEPAEMNQYSEPVKYRNHRGLWVADPNQPTKTVTEWVYNFGPDKLMMRVKFVNGSLVDVQTLGYGD